From the genome of Thermosynechococcus sp. NK55a:
AATGATTTCCAGCACGTCAGCGATCGCCATCGCGCGGCCATCCCCTTGGACAGTGACCCCAGCAACCCCCACCGGCTTCGGCACCGGCCCCGACAACTGCTTGATCACGATTTCCTGTTCACCAATGACCTGATCCACCTCCATGGCCACGAGATCGTCGCCACTGCGCAGCACGACAATCGAGACCATGCCATCATCTTGGGTGCTACCGCCATAGACACTGCTACGGCTGATGGGGCGGCTGTACTTCAGCAAATCCCCGAGTTTACGCACCGGCAGCTGGCGATCGCGCCACGGGAGAACGCGCTGACCATCCTCTAGGGTTTGGATGCGCTCTTGGGGAATATCCAGCATATCTTCCACGCCGTCAAGGGGGAAGGCAATGCGGCAGTGGTTATCAATGCAACAGAGGGCTTTGGTAATGCTCAGGGTCAGGGGTAGGCGGATGGTAAATGTGGTGCCTTTGCCTACCGTGGAGTCAATGTTAATCGTGCCGCGAATGTCCTCCAGATTTTTGCGCACCACATCCATGCCCACCCCCCGACCGGCAAGGGCATCCGCTTGATCTTTGGTGCTAAATCCCGATTGGAAGAGGAAGGCATAGACCTCTTGGCGGGAAAGGTTGGGGGCATCGGCCTCCTTCAGGAGACCCTTCTCGATCGCTTTGCGTTTTACCCGTTCTGGGTCAATCCCTGCCCCATCGTCACTGATGGAGATAATCGCTTGACTCCCTTGATAAAATGCCCGTACGCGAATTAGGCCTTTTTCGGGTTTGCCTAATCGTCGCCGCTCTTCGGGCATTTCAATACCATGATAGACAGCGTTATTGATCAGGTGGGTCATCGGGTCAAAGAGTTTTTCAAGGATGCCCTTGTCAATCAGGGTATCTTCTCCCTCAATCTTGAGTTCTACTTGTTTGCCGATGGTACTGGCAACGCGGCGCACCGCTCCCGGTAAGCGGGAAGACATTTCACGGAAGGGGACCATTCGGGAGCGGCTCAAGCCCTCTTGGACTTGGGTCGTGACTTGACGAAACTGCCGGGCCACCTGCTCCACTTCATCAATTACGTACTGGATGTCATCCGCTGCCTCCCGGACCCGCACAATCCGCTCAATCACCTCCTGCGAGAGGGTGTGGAAGCCGGTAAAGCGATCCATTTCCAAGGCATCAAACTCGACACCCGTGGCGTGGGTGCTCTGTTCTTCTTGGCCATTGGCTGCCCGTGCTGTTGTCACACCTAACAGTGAACTCTCTAGGAGCGATCGCTCGTAGAGGTCCTGCATTTGTTGGCTCACTTCCCCCAGTTGTTGCACCTGATAGAGCAGGTTATCGAGAAACTGCCGCAGGCGTTCTTGGGTGTCCTCGAGGCTATTGCGGTTGACCACCAACTCCCCAACGAGGTTACTCAGGGTATCGAGGTGGCGCACCGGCACCCGCATGGTTTGTTCCACTAAGGAGCCACCTTTTGCCCCTGCTGCGGTTCGCCGAGGGGTGGCCGCCTTTTCACTCCTCCCTGCGGGTTGGGGAATTAATTTCTCTAAATCGGCAAAACTATCATCAGCGGTGGGAGGTGCTGCTGTTGCCGGCGGTGGCGTGGGTGCTCCAGGGGTAGCTTGCCCCAAGAGCTGCTCTAGATCTTCAAAGGCGGATGTCGGTGGTGCTGCCGTCTCTAAAAGCTGATCCAGTTCGTGGAACGGGGCAGCCTCGGGTGGGGTTGTATGGGTTGTACTTTGCTCAATCAACCCCTCCAATTCCTCTAGGATGCTTTCGGGGGTGGCAGGTACGGTGGCGTCATTCACCACTGCTTTGGGCTCAGCAATGCTCGCAGCCTCAGCAGAGGGTACAGACTCCTGCAACAGGGATTCTAGCTCGGCGATGCCCTCAGTCTCGGCAGAGGGTACAACCTCCTCCACCAGTGCTGCGGGTTCAGTCATATTTGCCGCTGGGACGTCAGGCATCCTTGGCTCGGCGATCGCTGGCCCCTCCAAGGCGGAGGGCGTTTCCGCCCAAGGATCGTCAACGCTTGGCGGGGTAATCAATTCTGAAAGGGCTTCCTCCGCCCCATTATCCACGACCAAGTTTTCTAGGACATCATTGAGACCTGGTACCTCTTCGAGGAACTCAGCCACATCCTCAGCAACATCACTCAGGGCAGGGATTTCAGAATCCTCTTCTAGG
Proteins encoded in this window:
- a CDS encoding response regulator, yielding MQSDQQKRILGYFIEEAQEHLTTIEDSLMNLQQVVNDPEAMSEMFRAAHSVKGGAAMLGLHSIQHTAHKLEDYFKILREHPVTVDETLENLFLQAFDALRELLDELQGPFGLTEETATATLNRVEPVFNQLQAHLSHLTQGVEAPPPVTASSAPAAEPIQPAVQPVADSSYRLVFQTEVPDRLRAMLQLFKQTDSPQVRQELAAACSNLGQLGETFALPQWVELLAIAQQAVSNTAQPLTALAPVVIKEIMAARDLVLNGQGSAIRPSDSLVALQPPVIEETSAVVPEEPEPAVLASAPVTLEEPSAPLEMASEVAPLDAPLEVAAPEEVEISEPMSGGHGVTVFGEESSTDFQELSDIFSDPTALPTDWLEDTLEENLASLGPVDEAAFDEEISDFLNMTTTEELPEAESSLEAILDDIQELSDERLSAEVVEASLDDLTPPAIAESIAEGIEGSLTLESPAEERAAAEPSELDLSAFLAEFTEEAPSGMAAFDEAVASLEDFLGEVETPEVPDLLPLEEDSEIPALSDVAEDVAEFLEEVPGLNDVLENLVVDNGAEEALSELITPPSVDDPWAETPSALEGPAIAEPRMPDVPAANMTEPAALVEEVVPSAETEGIAELESLLQESVPSAEAASIAEPKAVVNDATVPATPESILEELEGLIEQSTTHTTPPEAAPFHELDQLLETAAPPTSAFEDLEQLLGQATPGAPTPPPATAAPPTADDSFADLEKLIPQPAGRSEKAATPRRTAAGAKGGSLVEQTMRVPVRHLDTLSNLVGELVVNRNSLEDTQERLRQFLDNLLYQVQQLGEVSQQMQDLYERSLLESSLLGVTTARAANGQEEQSTHATGVEFDALEMDRFTGFHTLSQEVIERIVRVREAADDIQYVIDEVEQVARQFRQVTTQVQEGLSRSRMVPFREMSSRLPGAVRRVASTIGKQVELKIEGEDTLIDKGILEKLFDPMTHLINNAVYHGIEMPEERRRLGKPEKGLIRVRAFYQGSQAIISISDDGAGIDPERVKRKAIEKGLLKEADAPNLSRQEVYAFLFQSGFSTKDQADALAGRGVGMDVVRKNLEDIRGTINIDSTVGKGTTFTIRLPLTLSITKALCCIDNHCRIAFPLDGVEDMLDIPQERIQTLEDGQRVLPWRDRQLPVRKLGDLLKYSRPISRSSVYGGSTQDDGMVSIVVLRSGDDLVAMEVDQVIGEQEIVIKQLSGPVPKPVGVAGVTVQGDGRAMAIADVLEIIDLSLGRMDREWRGFGHTMEVTEPEEASEPLVLIIDDSITVRELLSMTFTRAGYRVEQARDGQDAWEKLRSGLPCDLVFCDIEMPRMDGLELLSRIQKDPKLNHLPIAMLTSRGADRHRKMAAQLGARGYFTKPYLEEQLLDAAARLLRGEVLVQQEPTPTS